Proteins from a single region of Clupea harengus chromosome 5, Ch_v2.0.2, whole genome shotgun sequence:
- the setd5 gene encoding histone-lysine N-methyltransferase SETD5 isoform X5: MPLVYFFIPCHFLPTSSPNPTPLLLCFFISFSPLFLFLLLLSSLFALPPNLPPHLPPFPRSPEHRCLKMQQSSVVCCQDHNYGAPPPPTPPASPLSQTIIPRLELNGVARGRYQSPHAHSRPDQEHSADSETSSEEEEGSVPSAWCRCSLTQDGFLIKCESCRGLERRKALDGQRRKPENVSVGDSSATESGDEEVSPATVSYTATQHTPTSITLTVNRVKRSKAKKRKKSTDKSRTTPKAKKIKAFREGSRKSMRMKNSATETNTLDENTAEGWETRIRQWTDQYEEALANQYSADVQTLLQLAKPSSPAPSPDTINRTELACNNTVLSSQMQLQVGRVTRVQKHRKILRAARDLEPDTLIIEYRGKVMLKQQFEVNGHFFKKPYPFVLFYSKFNEVEMCVDARTFGNDARFIRRSCTPNAEVRHMISEGMIHLCIYATTQITKDSEVSIGFDYEFNSCNYKVDCACQKGNQNCPVQKHNLSPMENLLPPPASGPTAASLPGAETRRRRARRREMEGGGAPTGGSDDSNQQPNGDAQDREHGASDTEDGLLDGVKQEEGEEGELDDNGVLISSRRSREDRAMFETRRRRVGQAQGGADDPKQEPGAPEEGEVTGLSPTGPNPVPGAGQAGGVSTRRTSYATEAPADTDGKPVLAPATPKPPPARSSKPRPKSRISRYRSGSAQRARRQRQAMAQQAAEAAAAGAGEDGAAGASQGELGQGEGPLGPGQAQDGDGYGGAGSGALGNRAHLRYPKTKKYLVTEWFNDKIPERVEPEPERPLRITTDPTVLATTLNMLPGLSHSSLICTAPKHYVRFGSPFTPERRRRPLAVDASYGSCKKRWIKQALDESKSSVSLEDDDEDAACSSSNQTMSAPIKKRISKYAPELLSSPLSSVASGDLLLRPLSPITPPPPSDLGRSLRPPLSTSCALYLGAEEERQNGAGLPCSPLTSLPTSRCNTPLQFENISSPEASPVHRPESLSPEPCLRPDFDAIRNANFPDLSMTSSLDSPIPGPEDFPAVSPSPLSLSGGGTPHTPASVSATGDSAMGTTRPGESQTREQAFRTEFNLIYACSPLNANLGEGLNARGPPTDRRHSQSEGSFSPADSYFGTMSGQGLLSEPGPGSLSPYPEPHYGGGYPDSGTPPHPSNPPQKKKVSLLEYRKRKQGTREPECGGSMGTPMRPGSLCLSSESPGGPRTLLQPPASPHSSFSSPAHQAFPQIEEVSPPDLSSSSGSRTQESTSWIVPTAVERQREGQGVLERVLRGNLKLEHALKRSEHGDKDADSAEMDRYDLPTVSPMRSPHSYSPSVYQHQPHLSELHPASDSSASPFRSSYSPSPSSYPRPLPQDHHAAQLTQSTPPSSSSSISSMDSSMSGTSRPPGGAVHQQSSSGSAVQDPSQPYSSSSHLKASLLSSGLSSASPSPPVSRSQSYPKTDISSSSSGGGSGLLTGSSVSHASRLAQQGSGRGLQASSRLLSASSSQHYPPRGAPLSQFQHPPLQGSGVRTQTGSY, translated from the exons ATGCCTttggtttattttttcattCCTTGTCAtttcctccccacctcctcccccaacCCAACTCctcttcttttgtgtttttttatttctttttcccccctctttctttttcttcttctcctctcctctctctttgcgCTCCCTCCCAACCTCCCGCCCCACCTCCCTCCGTTCCCGCGTTCCCCTGAACACCGTTGTTTGAAGATGCAACAGTCTTCCGTTGTGTGTTGTCAGGATCACAACTACGgagccccaccccctcccacccctcccgCCTCCCCACTCTCCCAGACCATCATCCCGCGGCTGGAGCTCAACGGCGTGGCTCGCGGCCGCTACCAGTCCCCCCACGCCCACTCCCGACCCGACCAGGAGCACTCGGCTGACAGCGAGACCTCatccgaggaggaggaaggcagcGTGCCCAGTGCCTGGTGCCGCTGCAGCCTGACGCAGGACGGCTTCCTCATCAAGTGCGAGAGCTGCAG GGGTCTTGAGAGGAGGAAAGCGTTGGATGGACAGCGCAGGAAACCCGAGAATGTGTCTG ttgggGATAGTAGTGCCACAGAGAGCGGAGACGAGGAAGTGTCACCCGCCACCGTGTCTTACACGGCAACCCAGCACACCCCCACCAGCATCACACTGACGGTGAACCGCGTCAAGCGGAGCAAGgccaagaagaggaagaaaagcaCTGATAAGAGCCGCACCACGCCCAAGGCCAAGAAGATTAAG GCGTTCAGAGAGGGTTCGAGGAAATCCATGAGGATGAAG AACTCCGCGACGGAGACGAATACGCTGGACGAGAACACGGCGGAGGGCTGGGAGACGCGGATCCGCCAGTGGACGGACCAGTACGAGGAGGCCCTGGCCAATCAGTACAGCGCAGACGTGCAGACGCTGCTGCAGCTGGCCAAGCCCAGCTCCCCCGCCCCCTCGCCAGACACCATCAACCGCACCGAACTGGCCTGCAACAACACCGTGCTCAGCTCCCAGATGCAG TTGCAGGTGGGCCGTGTGACACGTGTGCAGAAGCACCGGAAGATTCTGCGGGCGGCACGGGACCTCGAGCCCGACACGCTCATCATCGAGTACCGGGGCAAGGTCATGCTCAAGCAGCAGTTTGAGGTCAACGGCCACTTCTTCAAAAA GCCCTACCCGTTTGTTCTCTTCTATTCCAAGTTCAACGAGGTGGAGATGTGCGTGGACGCCCGCACCTTTGGGAACGACGCCCGCTTCATCAGGAGGTCGTGCACGCCCAACGCTGAG gtgCGGCACATGATCTCAGAGGGGATGATCCATCTCTGCATCTACGCCACCACCCAGATCACCAAGGACTCCGAGGTCTCCATCGGCTTTGACTATGAGTTCAACAGCTG TAATTACAAGGTGGACTGTGCATGCCAGAAGGGCAACCAGAACTGCCCGGTGCAGAAGCACAACCTGAGCCCCATGGAAAACCTGCTGCCCCCGCCGGCCTCTGGCCCCACCGCGGCCTCCCTCCCCGGGGCCGAGACCCGTCGGAGACGAGCCCGccggagagagatggaggggggaggggcccCTACAGGTGGGTCCGACGACAGCAACCAACAGCCCAATGGAGACGCGCAGGACCGGGAGCATGGAGCGAGCGATACAgag GATGGCCTGCTGGACGGAGTGaagcaggaggaaggagaggagggtgagctGGATGACAACGGAGTCCTGATATCAAGCAGACGG TCCCGGGAGGACCGTGCCATGTTTGAGACCAGGAGGAGGCGTGTGGGCCAGGCTCAGGGGGGCGCAGACGACCCCAAGCAGGAGCCCGGCGctccagaggagggggaggtgacGGGCCTGTCCCCCACGGGCCCGAACCCCGTGCCCGGCGCGGGACAAGCAGGAGGAGTCAGCACACGGCGCACCTCCTATGCAACG GAGGCCCCAGCCGACACAGACGGCAAGCCGGTGCTGGCGCCAGCCACTCCCAAGCCCCCGCCGGCCCGCTCCTCCAAGCCGCGCCCCAAGAGCCGCATATCCCGCTACCGCTCCGGCTCAGCCCAACGGGCCCGGCGCCAGCGGCAGGCCATGGCCCAGCAGGCCGCAGAGGCGGCAGCAGCCGGTGCCGGGGAGGACGGGGCAGCCGGAGCCTCTCAGGGGGagctggggcagggggaggggccgCTCGGCCCAGGACAGGCCCAGGACGGTGACGGTTATGGGGGAGCAGGCTCCGGAGCCCTGGGCAACAGGGCCCACCTGCGCTACCCCAAAACTAAGAAG TACCTGGTGACGGAGTGGTTCAATGACAAGATCCCGGAGCGGGTGGAGCCTGAACCGGAGCGCCCCCTGCGCATCACCACGGACCCCACGGTGCTGGCCACCACACTCAACATGCTGCCGGGCCTCAGCCACTCCTCGCTCATCTGCACCGCGCCCAAGCACTACGTGCGCTTCGGCTCGCCCTTCACCCCCGAGAGGCGCCGCCGACCCCTCGCCGTGGATGCCTCCTACGGCTCCTGCAAAAAG AGGTGGATAAAGCAGGCTCTGGACGAGAGCAAGTCCTCCGTGTCCCTGGAGGACGACGACGAAGACGCCGCATGCAGCTCTTCAAACCAAA CGATGAGTGCACCCATCAAGAAGCGAATATCCAAGTACGCGCCAGAGCTGTTGAGCTCGCCCCTCAGCAGTGTGGCCAGCGGTGATCTCCTGCTGCGGCCGCTGTCCCCCATCACCCCGCCGCCCCCCTCTGACCTGGGCCGGTCGCTGCGGCCCCCCCTCAGCACCTCCTGCGCCCTCTACCTGGGGGCCGAGGAAGAGCGCCAGAATGGCGCCGGACTGCCCTGCTCACCCCTCACCTCGCTGCCCACCAGCCGCTGCAACACGCCTCTGCAGTTtgag AACATCTCGTCCCCGGAGGCTTCCCCTGTACACCGGCCAGAATCTCTGTCtccagag CCTTGCCTGCGGCCGGACTTCGACGCCATTCGCAACGCTAACTTTCCGGACCTTTCCATGACGTCCAGCTTGGACAGTCCAATCCCGGGCCCCGAGGACTTCCCTGCAGTCTCCCCCTCGCCCCTCAGCCTCTCCGGCGGAGGGACCCCCCACACCCCTGCGTCTGTTTCCGCCACGGGAGACTCCGCCATGGGCACGACTCGACCTGGCGAGTCACAGACTCGAGAGCAAGCCTTCAGGACAGAGTTCAATCTCATCTACGCATGCTCTCCCCTCAACGCCAACCTAGGGGAGGGCCTTAATGCCCGTGGCCCCCCGACTGACAGGCGGCACTCCCAATCGGAGGGCAGCTTCTCACCTGCAGATTCCTATTTCGGCACCATGAGTGGCCAGGGGCTGCTCTCGGAGCCAGGGCCTGGATCGCTCTCACCCTATCCAGAGCCACATTACGGGGGCGGGTACCCAGACAGTGGCACGCCCCCTCACCCTAGCAACCCTCCCCAAAAGAAGAAG GTGTCACTGCTGGAGTATCGCAAGCGGAAACAGGGCACCCGGGAACCCGAGTGTGGAGGCTCCATGGGGACCCCCATGCGCCCCGGCTCGCTGTGCCTCAGCTCTGAGTCCCCCGGTGGGCCGCGGACGCTGCTGCAGCCCCCCGCCTCCCCACACAGCTCCTTCTCCTCGCCGGCGCATCAGGCCTTCCCCCAGATAGAGGAAGTCAGCCCCCCGGACCTCAGCTCCAGCTCAGGCTCCCGGACGCAGGAAAGCACCTCCTG GATCGTGCCCACCGCGGTGGAGCGTCAGCGGGAGGGCCAGGGCGTGCTGGAGAGGGTGCTGCGCGGCAACCTCAAATTAGAGCACGCCCTCAAGAGGTCAGAGCACGGAGACAAAGACGCAG acTCTGCTGAGATGGACAGGTATGACCTCCCCACTGTGTCACCCATGAGGAGCCCACACAGTTACAGCCCGTCTGTTTACCAGCACCAG CCTCACCTTTCGGAGCTTCACCCGGCGTCGGACAGCTCTGCGTCTCCGTTTCGCTCCTCGTACAGCCCCTCCCCGTCGTCATACCCGCGCCCTCTCCCCCAGGACCACCACGCCGCCCAGCTGACCCAGagcacccctccctcctcctcatcctccatctcttcaATGGACTCGTCCATGAGCGGGACCTCCAGACCTCCAGGTGGCGCCGTCCACCAGCAGAGCAGCAGTGGTAGTGCAGTCCAGGATCCCTCGCAGCCCTACTCCAGCAGCAGCCACCTGAAGGCCAGCCTGTTAAGCAGCGGCCTGTCATCAGCCTCGCCCAGCCCTCCAGTCTCCAGGAGCCAGTCCTACCCCAAAACggacatcagcagcagcagcagcggtggtggtAGTGGCTTGCTTACTGGGAGCTCAGTCTCCCACGCCTCCAGACTAGCCCAGCAGGGTTCGGGCCGTGGCCTTCAGGCAAGCTCCAGGCTCCTGTCGGCCTCCAGCTCCCAGCACTACCCTCCGCGAGGAGCGCCGCTCAGCCAGTTCCAGCACCCTCCCCTCCAGGGCTCGGGGGTACGGACACAGACAGGGAGCTACTAG
- the setd5 gene encoding histone-lysine N-methyltransferase SETD5 isoform X3, producing the protein MPLVYFFIPCHFLPTSSPNPTPLLLCFFISFSPLFLFLLLLSSLFALPPNLPPHLPPFPRSPEHRCLKMQQSSVVCCQDHNYGAPPPPTPPASPLSQTIIPRLELNGVARGRYQSPHAHSRPDQEHSADSETSSEEEEGSVPSAWCRCSLTQDGFLIKCESCRGLERRKALDGQRRKPENVSVGDSSATESGDEEVSPATVSYTATQHTPTSITLTVNRVKRSKAKKRKKSTDKSRTTPKAKKIKNSATETNTLDENTAEGWETRIRQWTDQYEEALANQYSADVQTLLQLAKPSSPAPSPDTINRTELACNNTVLSSQMQLQVGRVTRVQKHRKILRAARDLEPDTLIIEYRGKVMLKQQFEVNGHFFKKPYPFVLFYSKFNEVEMCVDARTFGNDARFIRRSCTPNAEVRHMISEGMIHLCIYATTQITKDSEVSIGFDYEFNSCNYKVDCACQKGNQNCPVQKHNLSPMENLLPPPASGPTAASLPGAETRRRRARRREMEGGGAPTGGSDDSNQQPNGDAQDREHGASDTEDGLLDGVKQEEGEEGELDDNGVLISSRRSREDRAMFETRRRRVGQAQGGADDPKQEPGAPEEGEVTGLSPTGPNPVPGAGQAGGVSTRRTSYATEAPADTDGKPVLAPATPKPPPARSSKPRPKSRISRYRSGSAQRARRQRQAMAQQAAEAAAAGAGEDGAAGASQGELGQGEGPLGPGQAQDGDGYGGAGSGALGNRAHLRYPKTKKYLVTEWFNDKIPERVEPEPERPLRITTDPTVLATTLNMLPGLSHSSLICTAPKHYVRFGSPFTPERRRRPLAVDASYGSCKKRWIKQALDESKSSVSLEDDDEDAACSSSNQTMSAPIKKRISKYAPELLSSPLSSVASGDLLLRPLSPITPPPPSDLGRSLRPPLSTSCALYLGAEEERQNGAGLPCSPLTSLPTSRCNTPLQFENISSPEASPVHRPESLSPEPCLRPDFDAIRNANFPDLSMTSSLDSPIPGPEDFPAVSPSPLSLSGGGTPHTPASVSATGDSAMGTTRPGESQTREQAFRTEFNLIYACSPLNANLGEGLNARGPPTDRRHSQSEGSFSPADSYFGTMSGQGLLSEPGPGSLSPYPEPHYGGGYPDSGTPPHPSNPPQKKKRANVTIVSQLTGSQPGYQALAVRGEYKPIQNMVSLLEYRKRKQGTREPECGGSMGTPMRPGSLCLSSESPGGPRTLLQPPASPHSSFSSPAHQAFPQIEEVSPPDLSSSSGSRTQESTSWIVPTAVERQREGQGVLERVLRGNLKLEHALKRSEHGDKDADSAEMDRYDLPTVSPMRSPHSYSPSVYQHQPHLSELHPASDSSASPFRSSYSPSPSSYPRPLPQDHHAAQLTQSTPPSSSSSISSMDSSMSGTSRPPGGAVHQQSSSGSAVQDPSQPYSSSSHLKASLLSSGLSSASPSPPVSRSQSYPKTDISSSSSGGGSGLLTGSSVSHASRLAQQGSGRGLQASSRLLSASSSQHYPPRGAPLSQFQHPPLQGSGVRTQTGSY; encoded by the exons ATGCCTttggtttattttttcattCCTTGTCAtttcctccccacctcctcccccaacCCAACTCctcttcttttgtgtttttttatttctttttcccccctctttctttttcttcttctcctctcctctctctttgcgCTCCCTCCCAACCTCCCGCCCCACCTCCCTCCGTTCCCGCGTTCCCCTGAACACCGTTGTTTGAAGATGCAACAGTCTTCCGTTGTGTGTTGTCAGGATCACAACTACGgagccccaccccctcccacccctcccgCCTCCCCACTCTCCCAGACCATCATCCCGCGGCTGGAGCTCAACGGCGTGGCTCGCGGCCGCTACCAGTCCCCCCACGCCCACTCCCGACCCGACCAGGAGCACTCGGCTGACAGCGAGACCTCatccgaggaggaggaaggcagcGTGCCCAGTGCCTGGTGCCGCTGCAGCCTGACGCAGGACGGCTTCCTCATCAAGTGCGAGAGCTGCAG GGGTCTTGAGAGGAGGAAAGCGTTGGATGGACAGCGCAGGAAACCCGAGAATGTGTCTG ttgggGATAGTAGTGCCACAGAGAGCGGAGACGAGGAAGTGTCACCCGCCACCGTGTCTTACACGGCAACCCAGCACACCCCCACCAGCATCACACTGACGGTGAACCGCGTCAAGCGGAGCAAGgccaagaagaggaagaaaagcaCTGATAAGAGCCGCACCACGCCCAAGGCCAAGAAGATTAAG AACTCCGCGACGGAGACGAATACGCTGGACGAGAACACGGCGGAGGGCTGGGAGACGCGGATCCGCCAGTGGACGGACCAGTACGAGGAGGCCCTGGCCAATCAGTACAGCGCAGACGTGCAGACGCTGCTGCAGCTGGCCAAGCCCAGCTCCCCCGCCCCCTCGCCAGACACCATCAACCGCACCGAACTGGCCTGCAACAACACCGTGCTCAGCTCCCAGATGCAG TTGCAGGTGGGCCGTGTGACACGTGTGCAGAAGCACCGGAAGATTCTGCGGGCGGCACGGGACCTCGAGCCCGACACGCTCATCATCGAGTACCGGGGCAAGGTCATGCTCAAGCAGCAGTTTGAGGTCAACGGCCACTTCTTCAAAAA GCCCTACCCGTTTGTTCTCTTCTATTCCAAGTTCAACGAGGTGGAGATGTGCGTGGACGCCCGCACCTTTGGGAACGACGCCCGCTTCATCAGGAGGTCGTGCACGCCCAACGCTGAG gtgCGGCACATGATCTCAGAGGGGATGATCCATCTCTGCATCTACGCCACCACCCAGATCACCAAGGACTCCGAGGTCTCCATCGGCTTTGACTATGAGTTCAACAGCTG TAATTACAAGGTGGACTGTGCATGCCAGAAGGGCAACCAGAACTGCCCGGTGCAGAAGCACAACCTGAGCCCCATGGAAAACCTGCTGCCCCCGCCGGCCTCTGGCCCCACCGCGGCCTCCCTCCCCGGGGCCGAGACCCGTCGGAGACGAGCCCGccggagagagatggaggggggaggggcccCTACAGGTGGGTCCGACGACAGCAACCAACAGCCCAATGGAGACGCGCAGGACCGGGAGCATGGAGCGAGCGATACAgag GATGGCCTGCTGGACGGAGTGaagcaggaggaaggagaggagggtgagctGGATGACAACGGAGTCCTGATATCAAGCAGACGG TCCCGGGAGGACCGTGCCATGTTTGAGACCAGGAGGAGGCGTGTGGGCCAGGCTCAGGGGGGCGCAGACGACCCCAAGCAGGAGCCCGGCGctccagaggagggggaggtgacGGGCCTGTCCCCCACGGGCCCGAACCCCGTGCCCGGCGCGGGACAAGCAGGAGGAGTCAGCACACGGCGCACCTCCTATGCAACG GAGGCCCCAGCCGACACAGACGGCAAGCCGGTGCTGGCGCCAGCCACTCCCAAGCCCCCGCCGGCCCGCTCCTCCAAGCCGCGCCCCAAGAGCCGCATATCCCGCTACCGCTCCGGCTCAGCCCAACGGGCCCGGCGCCAGCGGCAGGCCATGGCCCAGCAGGCCGCAGAGGCGGCAGCAGCCGGTGCCGGGGAGGACGGGGCAGCCGGAGCCTCTCAGGGGGagctggggcagggggaggggccgCTCGGCCCAGGACAGGCCCAGGACGGTGACGGTTATGGGGGAGCAGGCTCCGGAGCCCTGGGCAACAGGGCCCACCTGCGCTACCCCAAAACTAAGAAG TACCTGGTGACGGAGTGGTTCAATGACAAGATCCCGGAGCGGGTGGAGCCTGAACCGGAGCGCCCCCTGCGCATCACCACGGACCCCACGGTGCTGGCCACCACACTCAACATGCTGCCGGGCCTCAGCCACTCCTCGCTCATCTGCACCGCGCCCAAGCACTACGTGCGCTTCGGCTCGCCCTTCACCCCCGAGAGGCGCCGCCGACCCCTCGCCGTGGATGCCTCCTACGGCTCCTGCAAAAAG AGGTGGATAAAGCAGGCTCTGGACGAGAGCAAGTCCTCCGTGTCCCTGGAGGACGACGACGAAGACGCCGCATGCAGCTCTTCAAACCAAA CGATGAGTGCACCCATCAAGAAGCGAATATCCAAGTACGCGCCAGAGCTGTTGAGCTCGCCCCTCAGCAGTGTGGCCAGCGGTGATCTCCTGCTGCGGCCGCTGTCCCCCATCACCCCGCCGCCCCCCTCTGACCTGGGCCGGTCGCTGCGGCCCCCCCTCAGCACCTCCTGCGCCCTCTACCTGGGGGCCGAGGAAGAGCGCCAGAATGGCGCCGGACTGCCCTGCTCACCCCTCACCTCGCTGCCCACCAGCCGCTGCAACACGCCTCTGCAGTTtgag AACATCTCGTCCCCGGAGGCTTCCCCTGTACACCGGCCAGAATCTCTGTCtccagag CCTTGCCTGCGGCCGGACTTCGACGCCATTCGCAACGCTAACTTTCCGGACCTTTCCATGACGTCCAGCTTGGACAGTCCAATCCCGGGCCCCGAGGACTTCCCTGCAGTCTCCCCCTCGCCCCTCAGCCTCTCCGGCGGAGGGACCCCCCACACCCCTGCGTCTGTTTCCGCCACGGGAGACTCCGCCATGGGCACGACTCGACCTGGCGAGTCACAGACTCGAGAGCAAGCCTTCAGGACAGAGTTCAATCTCATCTACGCATGCTCTCCCCTCAACGCCAACCTAGGGGAGGGCCTTAATGCCCGTGGCCCCCCGACTGACAGGCGGCACTCCCAATCGGAGGGCAGCTTCTCACCTGCAGATTCCTATTTCGGCACCATGAGTGGCCAGGGGCTGCTCTCGGAGCCAGGGCCTGGATCGCTCTCACCCTATCCAGAGCCACATTACGGGGGCGGGTACCCAGACAGTGGCACGCCCCCTCACCCTAGCAACCCTCCCCAAAAGAAGAAG AGGGCGAACGTGACCATCGTTAGTCAGCTGACAGGCAGTCAGCCTGGTTACCAGGCTCTAGCCGTAAGAGGCGAATACAAGCCCATACAGAACATG GTGTCACTGCTGGAGTATCGCAAGCGGAAACAGGGCACCCGGGAACCCGAGTGTGGAGGCTCCATGGGGACCCCCATGCGCCCCGGCTCGCTGTGCCTCAGCTCTGAGTCCCCCGGTGGGCCGCGGACGCTGCTGCAGCCCCCCGCCTCCCCACACAGCTCCTTCTCCTCGCCGGCGCATCAGGCCTTCCCCCAGATAGAGGAAGTCAGCCCCCCGGACCTCAGCTCCAGCTCAGGCTCCCGGACGCAGGAAAGCACCTCCTG GATCGTGCCCACCGCGGTGGAGCGTCAGCGGGAGGGCCAGGGCGTGCTGGAGAGGGTGCTGCGCGGCAACCTCAAATTAGAGCACGCCCTCAAGAGGTCAGAGCACGGAGACAAAGACGCAG acTCTGCTGAGATGGACAGGTATGACCTCCCCACTGTGTCACCCATGAGGAGCCCACACAGTTACAGCCCGTCTGTTTACCAGCACCAG CCTCACCTTTCGGAGCTTCACCCGGCGTCGGACAGCTCTGCGTCTCCGTTTCGCTCCTCGTACAGCCCCTCCCCGTCGTCATACCCGCGCCCTCTCCCCCAGGACCACCACGCCGCCCAGCTGACCCAGagcacccctccctcctcctcatcctccatctcttcaATGGACTCGTCCATGAGCGGGACCTCCAGACCTCCAGGTGGCGCCGTCCACCAGCAGAGCAGCAGTGGTAGTGCAGTCCAGGATCCCTCGCAGCCCTACTCCAGCAGCAGCCACCTGAAGGCCAGCCTGTTAAGCAGCGGCCTGTCATCAGCCTCGCCCAGCCCTCCAGTCTCCAGGAGCCAGTCCTACCCCAAAACggacatcagcagcagcagcagcggtggtggtAGTGGCTTGCTTACTGGGAGCTCAGTCTCCCACGCCTCCAGACTAGCCCAGCAGGGTTCGGGCCGTGGCCTTCAGGCAAGCTCCAGGCTCCTGTCGGCCTCCAGCTCCCAGCACTACCCTCCGCGAGGAGCGCCGCTCAGCCAGTTCCAGCACCCTCCCCTCCAGGGCTCGGGGGTACGGACACAGACAGGGAGCTACTAG